In a genomic window of Scyliorhinus torazame isolate Kashiwa2021f chromosome 5, sScyTor2.1, whole genome shotgun sequence:
- the LOC140422818 gene encoding uncharacterized protein gives MEGKSIVHSGEKPYTCCVCGRGFSRSTGLTRHKCSHTEEKPWKCADCGNGFTYPSKLETHRRSHTGERPFICSTCGKGFTQPSALSTHQRLHSRERPFTCSTCGKGFTISAHLLSHQLVHTDEKPFQCPDCGRCYKRSGDLMCHQRVHTDERPFRCSQCGTGFRRSSNLTVHQRTHTVERPFVCTKCGKRFTQSSDLQKHQRIHTGERPFQCPDCEKCCKRFGELLQHQRVHTDERQFRCSHCGTGFRRSSHLTVHQRTHTGERPFTCSECGKGFTQSAELLNHQRIHTDERPFHCPDCGNCYKRSGDLVRHQRVHTDKRPFRCSHCGTGFRQSSHLTAHQRIHTGERPFACSWCGKGFTQSSALQKHQRVHTGERPFTCSKCRKGFTTSSLLLKHQRQ, from the coding sequence atggaaggaaaaagcatcgttcacagtggggagaagccgtatacgtgttgtgtgtgtggacgaggattcagtcgatcaacaggcctcacaagacacaaatgcagtcacactgaggagaaaccgtggaaatgtgcggactgtgggaatggattcacttatccatccaagctggaaactcatcgacgcagtcacactggggagagaccattcatctgctccacgtgtgggaagggattcactcagccatccgctctgtccacacaccagcgacttcactccagggagagaccattcacctgctccacatgtgggaaaggatttactatttcagcccacttgctgagtcaccagctagttcacactgatgagaaaccgtttcaatgtccagactgcgggaggtGCTATAAAAGATCTGGGgatctgatgtgccatcaacgtgttcacactgacgagagaccattcaggtgctctcagtgtgggactgggttcagacgatcgtctaacctcactgtacatcagcgaactcacacagtggagaggccattcgtctgcaccaagtgtgggaagagattcactcagtcatccgacctgcagaagcatcagcgaattcacactggggagagaccgtttcaatgtccagactgcgagaaGTGCTGTAAACGTTTTGGGGAACTGTTAcaacatcaacgtgttcacactgacgagagacagtttaggtgctctcactgcgggactgggttcagacgatcatctcatctcactgtacatcagcgaactcacactggggagagaccattcacctgctcagagtgtgggaagggattcactcagtcagccgaACTTctgaatcaccagcgaattcatactgatgagagaccatttcattgtccagactgcgggaattgTTATAAACGTTCTGGGGATCTggtgcgccatcaacgtgttcacactgacaagagaccgtttaggtgctctcattgtgggactgggttcagacaatcgtctcacctcactgcacatcagcgaattcacactggggagaggccattcgcctgctcctggtgtgggaagggattcactcagtcatccgccctgcagaagcaccagcgagttcacactggggagagaccgttcacctgttccaagtgtaggaagggattcaccacttcatccctcctgctgaaacaccaacgacagtga